In the Coturnix japonica isolate 7356 chromosome 6, Coturnix japonica 2.1, whole genome shotgun sequence genome, one interval contains:
- the TMEM254 gene encoding transmembrane protein 254: protein MTGAERVRDGSCHFQRSRLLWMIGIIFGMILLGWVTLSPSTIPYSYLGLFGDFLRYLVKNYHKWVCYGFYVSWLIHIVEALYGIKLCQSKGITDPAVQFHWFIQTLLFGYASFGLLVSYKPPAKKYY, encoded by the exons ATGACGGGAGCGGAGCGGGTGCGCGATGGCAGCTGCCACTTCCAGCGTTCGCGGCTCCTCTGGATGATCGGCATCATCTTCGGCATGATCCTGCTAGGC TGGGTAACGCTGTCACCTTCAACCATCCCTTACAGCTATTTGGGACTGTTTGGTGATTTCCTTCGTTATTTAGTGAAGAATTACCACAAGTGGGTGTGCTACGG gtTCTATGTATCCTGGTTGATTCACATAGTAGAAGCCTTGTACGGTATAAAGCTATGCCA ATCTAAAGGCATCACTGACCCAGCAGTTCAGTTCCACTGGTTCATTCAGACGCTTCTATTTGGGTATGCTTCCTTCGGTCTCCTGGTGTCGTACAAACCTCCAGCCAAGAAATACTACTAG